One Nicotiana sylvestris chromosome 12, ASM39365v2, whole genome shotgun sequence genomic window carries:
- the LOC138883106 gene encoding uncharacterized protein translates to MKAMCETFKIKHKNSTSYRPQMNGALEATNKNIKKILRKMIENHKQLHEKLPFTLLGYRTTVHKSTRATPYMLVYGTEAIIPVEVEIPSLRIIQEAKLSDAEWIMSRYEQLDLIDRKRMNAVCHSQLYHNRMSRAFNKRVKPRQFSPGQLALKKIFPHQDEAKGK, encoded by the coding sequence atgaaagccatgtgtgaaactttcaaaatcaagcacaagaactccacatcatacagacctcagatgaacggagccctAGAAGCtaccaacaaaaacatcaagaagatattaaggaagatgatagaaaaccacaaacaattgCACGAGAAGCTACCGTTtactttgttgggataccgcactacagttcataaatcaactagggcaactccctacatgctggtttatggtaccgaagctatcATCCCAGTTGAGGTAGAGatcccttctttaagaatcatacaggaagccaaactcagcgatgcagaatggataatgAGCCGCTATGAGCAATTGGACCTTATAGATagaaaaagaatgaacgcagtatgtcacagtcagctttatcataacagaatgtccagagcattcaacaaaagggtcaaaccaaggcagttTTCACCAGGACAGTTGGCActaaagaagatcttcccacatcaagatgaagccaaagggaaataa